A portion of the Podospora pseudoanserina strain CBS 124.78 chromosome 2, whole genome shotgun sequence genome contains these proteins:
- a CDS encoding hypothetical protein (EggNog:ENOG503NYMR; MEROPS:MER0031618; COG:I; BUSCO:EOG092638EN), translating into MVLEQEGTFTVSGAELYTKSWLPDGPIKARLVFIHGFSDHINRYPAFFSHLASKGIAVYGFDQRGWGRSVKKPAERGLTGPTAQVLSDIAAFLSQPHLLGTPGSQEPVFVMGHSMGGGQVLTFAADPKYESLVEKVRGLLLEAPFIGFSPEERPSRLKITVGRLAGMLMPHFQLAHKIAVEHLTRDQHVQVSIKEDELMHDTGTLEGFAGLLDRTNDLQQGRTKLEKEGVVKSLWVGHGTADKTTWFEATKQWFEGCAGGVKDRTLRAYEGWYHQLHCDGECSGEFFEDVAGWILERAGGGEEVLKKAGETPKAQQTHEAVVPAEAEGSQKTEAKL; encoded by the exons ATGGTCCTCGAACAAGAAGGCACCTTTACCGTCTCGGGAGCAGAGCTCTACACCAAGTCATGGCTT CCCGATGGACCCATCAAAGCCAGGCTAGTCTTCATCCACGGCTTCTCAGACCACATCAACCGCTacccagccttcttctcccacctcgcCTCCAAAGGAATCGCTGTGTATGGCTTTGACCAGCGAGGATGGGGCCGGTCAGTCAAGAAACCTGCCGAAAGGGGTCTCACGGGCCCAACAGCGCAAGTTCTCTCAGACATTGCTGCCTTCCTCTCACAGCCCCATCTTCTCGGCACACCCGGGAGCCAAGAACCGGTCTTCGTAATGGGACACAGCATGGGTGGAGGACAAGTTCTCACCTTTGCTGCTGACCCAAAGTATGAGTccttggtggagaaggttCGGGGTCTCCTCCTTGAAGCACCGTTTATCGGGTTCTCGCCAGAGGAAAGACCGTCTCGGTTGAAGATTACCGTTGGAAGACTGGCGGGGATGTTGATGCCGCACTTTCAGCTTGCGCACAAGATTGCTGTCGAGCATCTGACGAGGGATCAACATGTGCAAGTGAGTAtcaaggaggatgagctgaTGCATGATACGGGCACGCTGGAGGGTTTTGCCGGGTTGTTGGACAGGACGAATGATTTGCAGCAGGGGAGGacgaagctggagaaggagggggtggtgaagagctTGTGGGTTGGGCATGGGACGGCGGATAAGACGACCTGGTTTGAGGCTACGAAGCAGTGGTTTGAGGGGTGTGCGGGTGGGGTGAAGGATAGGACGCTGAGGGCGTATGAGGGGTGGTATCATCAGCTGCATTGTGATGGGGAGTGTAGTGGCGAGTTTTttgaggatgttgctggtTGGATATTGGAAcgggctgggggaggggaggaggtgttgaagaaggctggGGAGACACCGAAGGCTCAGCAGACACACGAGGCTGTGGTGCCCGctgaggcggaggggagcCAGAAGACGGAGGCCAAGCTTTGA
- a CDS encoding hypothetical protein (COG:H; EggNog:ENOG503NXCQ) — translation MGDLHPSTTPNGDNEQKPIPITILTGFLGAGKTTLILNLLPQLRALNPNYTLALLKNEFGDLAVDSQLASSSSISSVKELLNGCICCNLVGSLSSALKELRETARPDRVIIETSGSAFPATLAMEVNRLVRETGGREWVLDGVVSVIDVENWGGYEDVSFTARLQARYTDLVVLNKWEGVGERRVEEVVDRLGDLEVETARVRSDRGRVEVGVLLGLDSSLAAGLVEGEGGNGEGEHEHDHGHRNEVEVLSVELKGTPKGKGVDAGKLMGLLGKAPKDEVYRIKAVLTVGGEGEVKNSDEDVPVTKSQSGRYILNWAFGRWTFTAMGGGVKEHESSGESVLRMTVVLARYESTKWKRKLESGGLLELEGDERGELVVRKIN, via the coding sequence ATGGGCGACCTAcacccttccaccacccccaacggTGACAATGAACAAAAACCaatccccatcaccatcctcactgGCTTTTTGGGAGCGGGCAAaacaaccctcatcctcaacctcctcccccaactacGGGCCCTGAATCCAAACTACACTTTGGCGCTCCTAAAAAACGAGTTTGGCGACCTCGCAGTCGACAGCCAGCTtgcctcgtcttcttccatctcctcggTTAAGGAACTGCTGAACGGGTGTATCTGTTGTAACTTGGTAGGCAGCTTATCCTCTGCCTTGAAAGAATTGAGGGAAACGGCGAGACCGGACAGGGTCATCATCGAGACGAGCGGGAGTGCGTTCCCTGCCACGTTGGCTATGGAGGTTAATAGActggtgagggagacggggggtAGGGAGtgggtgttggatggggtggttAGCGTGATTGATGTTGAGAATTGGGGGGGGTATGAGGATGTTAGCTTCACGGCTAGGTTGCAGGCCAGGTATACtgatttggtggtgttgaataagtgggagggtgttggggagaggagggtggaggaggtggtggatcggttgggggatttggaggtTGAGACTGCTAGGGTGAGGAGTGATAGGGGGagggtcgaggttggggttttGCTGGGGTTGGATTCGAGTCTCGCTGCTGGactggtggaaggggaggggggaaatggggagggggaacaCGAACATGATCATGGGCATCGGAATGAGGTGGAGGTTCTTAGTGTTGAGTTGAAGGGGACgccaaaaggaaaaggggtggaTGCGGGGAAGCTGATGGGGTTGCTTGGGAAGGCGCCGAAGGATGAGGTTTATAGGATTAAGGCTGTGCTGActgtgggtggggagggggaggtgaagaatTCGGATGAGGATGTTCCTGTGACTAAGAGCCAGAGCGGGAGGTACATTCTGAATTGGGCGTTTGGGAGGTGGACGTTTACGGccatgggggggggggtgaaggagcaCGAGAGTAGCGGGGAGtcggtgttgaggatgacggTTGTGTTGGCGAGGTATGAGAGCACAaagtggaagaggaagttggaGTCGGGTGggttgctggagctggagggggatgagaggggggagttggtggtgaggaagattAATTAG
- a CDS encoding hypothetical protein (COG:P; EggNog:ENOG503NTWT) has product MEPDLSASISFHPHAFRTQSETANTPRLSRSRATSPAAPMSRMTIDGANSTAIEATDGADDTTVARHPHRPDDVEVESQRAGRFPLVGAGNDPYGLSQRYKTESELAEIKANTSRKRDAPSSSGSGSNQSSKFSGYIKPFGRNATQARQLRGFYEAQNETIERMLKTVEEHRAEAKQEHGEDHLKFQIAVWGSLAANVVLTVLQLYAAISSGSLSLFTTMADAIFDPMSNVTLILTNRAVKRVDPNRFPAGRARLETVGNIVFCFLMTAVSMIIISFAARDLAEHNGEDQLKDFHLPSIIAVGAAFATKFTLFLYTWGIKDKYSQVRILWQDHRNDLLVNGFGILTSVGGSKLIWWLDPAGAIFLSVVISGLWLRTAFTEFLLLVGVVASVEVQQLITYVCVTHSPLIRQIDTVRAYHSGPRLIAEVDVVMDAEASLRETHDVAEALQMKLEELPDVERAYVHVDYETTHKPEHGLKKDM; this is encoded by the coding sequence ATGGAGCCGGATCTATCAGCTAGCATCTCCTTCCACCCGCACGCGTTCAGGACCCAGTCCGAGACGGCTAACACCCCCCGACTGTCCCGATCGCGCgcaacctcccccgccgctcCCATGAGCAGAATGACTATAGACGGCGCCAACAGCACCGCCATCGAAGCCACCGACGGCGCTGATGACACCACCGTCGCCCGCCATCCCCACCGCCCTGACGATGTCGAGGTAGAATCTCAACGGGCAGGCCGCTTCCCCCTTGTCGGCGCCGGCAACGACCCCTACGGCCTTTCGCAAAGATACAAGACCGAGTCCGAACTTGCCGAGATCAAGGCGAACACGTCCAGGAAGCGAGACGCCCCGTCCAGCTCCGGCTCGGGCTCCAACCAAAGCAGCAAGTTCTCTGGATACATCAAGCCCTTTGGGCGCAACGCCACCCAAGCCCGCCAGCTCCGCGGGTTTTATGAAGCGCAAAACGAAACGATCGAGCGAATGCTCAAGACGGTCGAGGAACATCGCGCCGAAGCCAAACAGGAGCACGGTGAAGATCACCTCAAGTTCCAGATCGCCGTCTGGGGCTCTTTGGCTGCCAACGTGGTTCTTACCGTCCTCCAACTCTACGCCGCCATCTCGTCGGGGTCGCTGTCTCTATTCACCACCATGGCAGACGCCATCTTCGACCCAATGAGCAACGTCACGCTTATTCTCACCAACAGGGCAGTCAAGAGAGTTGACCCGAACCGGTTTCCTGCCGGGAGAGCAAGACTGGAAACGGTGGGCAATATcgtcttttgctttttgatGACGGCCGTGTCGATGATTATCATTTCTTTTGCCGCGAGGGACTTGGCGGAGCATAACGGGGAGGACCAACTTAAGGATTTCCACCTCCCgtccatcatcgccgtcggCGCGGCCTTTGCGACAAAGTTCACCTTGTTCCTCTACACCTGGGGCATCAAGGACAAGTACTCCCAAGTGCGCATCCTCTGGCAAGACCACAGGAACGACCTTCTTGTCAACGGGTTTGGCATCCTGACTTCGGTTGGCGGCTCCAAGCTGATCTGGTGGTTGGACCCGGCTGGTGCGATTTTCTTGTCGGTCGTCATCTCTGGTCTCTGGCTTAGGACTGCTTTTACGGAatttttgctgttggtgggCGTTGTGGCTAGTGTGGAGGTTCAGCAGCTGATCAcgtatgtgtgtgtgacgCATAGCCCGCTGATTAGGCAGATTGATACCGTGAGGGCATATCACAGCGGGCCGAGGCTGATTGCggaggtggatgtggtgatggatgcCGAGGCGAGCTTGAGGGAGACGCATGATGTGGCGGAGGCGCTGCAgatgaagctggaggagctgccgGATGTGGAACGGGCGTATGTGCATGTTGATTATGAGACTACGCATAAGCCGGAGCatgggttgaagaaggataTGTAG
- a CDS encoding hypothetical protein (COG:K; EggNog:ENOG503NYF0) — protein MDSTHDPLSLAKARKRPRSRGSTASMHSHTTQPNIEHSFADSQDVYGSSQWMPASDHQHTHGLPQLTPEDLLLASQLQTGRDYANEPPLNASMQSVAFHHSHSMSRQSISADSFAGNTSFDDSQMLDRDGNDDGDSFSGLQPPAKPGSRSSANNEMEMRQLFNASKHRTLQDVALELHGNERGPNSERTRQVFAMLWINSVCSKGKGSVPRGRVYANYASRCATERITVLNPASFGKLVRVLFPGLKTRRLGVRGESKYHYVGFSLKEELPEPEASNTQQTVPLGDNMSFTQNFNTLPNNDVSTRSERTAFPTPDLGSQPGLKAPRSREFQHSLYNQPQVSSFDQLQRTMDKTAKRLKFSTDTGEAFKQSDPLILPRIEPFLPSGTDADAAKSLTALYRSHCTSLVECIRYCKEKTFFHLFTSFQGTLTMPVQKLFSHPAIAPWIEECDFILYQRMMRIVSGLTLQVVPKPVLDTLRSISERLVRHIRESFHGQPAHVLRAKEAPAALFAGLLDRALRVNLTAHAAANMLSNPANRDLMYAEFISMINVRKISESIPSRGMDDVVNVLLTEMRHLLDPVNVPWDIECLTVHGDVPPQSRQSQEAVQDDTSASNVLDRWVNFLRSLPARFPYASATDVVWCAQRLGTALMRDLTIGQGKSFGSWWVTKCWLDEMVEFMAEQGGFMQQRGSGVGGWFGWGWAWGLSVAKRGQQQNIGGGGSRYSSGSDDFSSFGEEWRRGPGGGQQNPDDSGIGIRTPDEDLPGRSLGVRLGGGGFIWGRGLDL, from the exons GCTGGCGTCACAGCTCCAGACCGGCCGTGACTACGCCAACGAGCCACCACTCAACGCCTCGATGCAGAGCGTCGCCTTCCACCACAGCCATAGCATGAGCCGCCAGTCTATCTCGGCCGACTCCTTTGCCGGCAACACCAGCTTCGACGACAGCCAGATGTTGGACCGTGACGGGAACGACGACGGGGACTCGTTCAGCGGCTTGCAGCCACCTGCCAAACCAGGGTCGAGGTCGAGCGCAAACAAcgagatggagatgaggcAGCTGTTCAATGCCAGCAAGCACCGCACCTTGCAGGACGTCGCCCTGGAGCTGCATGGAAACGAGAGGGGCCCAAACTCGGAGCGGACAAGACAGGTGTTCGCGATGCTTTG GATCAACTCGGTGTGCTCCAAGGGGAAGGGCTCGGTACCAAGGGGGCGCGTGTATGCCAACTACGCGTCGCGTTGTGCCACGGAGAGGATCACGGTCTTGAACCCTGCCAGCTTTGGGAAGCTGGTCAGAGTTCTCTTTCCTGGGCTGAAGACAAGGCGATTGGGGGTGCGCGGAGAGTCAAAGTATCACTATGTTGGCTTTAGCCTCAAAGAAGAGCTTCCCGAGCCAGAGGCTAGTAACACACAACAAACGGTACCTCTAGGTGACAATATGTCTTTCACGCAAAACTTCAA CACGCTGCCCAACAACGACGTGTCGACGAGATCAGAACGAACAGCGTTTCCCACGCCAGATCTCGGGAGTCAACCAGGACTCAAGGCTCCTCGGTCTCGCGAGTTCCAGCACAGTCTCTACAACCAACCGCAGGTGTCCAGCTTCGACCAACTGCAACGGACGATGGACAAGACGGCGAAACGGCTCAAATTCTCCACCGACACAGGCGAGGCCTTTAAACAATCAGATCCGCTCATACTTCCTAGGATCGAACCATTTTTACCAAGCGGCACCGATGCGGACGCCGCCAAGTCTCTCACGGCCCTGTATCGATCACACTGCACATCTCTTGTAGAATGTATCCGTTACTGCAAGGAAAAGACGTTTTTCCATCTTTTTACTTCGTTTCAGGGCACCCTCACCATGCCCGTCCAGAAGCTCTTTTCACACCCGGCCATCGCGCCATGGATCGAGGAATGCGACTTTATCTTGTACCAGCGCATGATGCGGATAGTCTCAGGCCTCACGCTGCAAGTGGTCCCCAAGCCCGTCCTCGACACGCTGAGGAGCATATCCGAGAGGCTTGTTCGTCACATTAGAGAGTCGTTCCACGGCCAACCGGCCCATGTATTACGAGCTAAGGAGGCGCCCGCCGCCCTCTTTGCCGGCCTTCTTGACCGGGCCTTGCGAGTCAACCTCACGGCCCACGCGGCGGCAAACATGCTGTCGAACCCGGCAAACCGAGACCTGATGTACGCGGAGTTCATCTCGATGATTAACGTTCGCAAGATTTCCGAGAGCATACCGTCGCGGGGCATGGACGACGTGGTGAATGTGTTGCTGACGGAGATGAGGCACCTGCTGGATCCGGTGAATGTCCCCTGGGATATTGAGTGTCTGACTGTTCACGGGGATGTGCCTCCGCAATCGAGGCAGTCGCAGGAAGCTGTTCAGGATGACACGAGCGCTTCTAATGTGTTGGATCGGTGGGTTAATTTTCTGAGGTCTTTGCCGGCGAGGTTTCCGTATGCGTCGGCGACGGATGTTGTTTGGTGTGCGCAGCGGTTGGGGACGGCGCTGATGAGGGATTTGACGATTGGGCAGGGGAAGAGCTTTGGGAGCTGGTGGGTGACGAAATGCTGgctggatgagatggtggagtTTATGGCTGAGCAAGGGGGGTTTATGCAGCAGAGGGGttcgggggttgggggttggtttggttggggatgggcGTGGGGGCTGAGTGTGGCTAAACGGGGACAACAGCAGAAtattggaggaggagggtcgaGGTATAGCAGTGGGAGTGATGATTTTTCATCATTTGGGGAGgaatg gaggagggggccaGGGGGAGGGCAGCAGAATCCGGATGATAGTGGGATTGGGATTAGGACGCCGGATGAGGACTTGCCGGGGAGAAGTTTGGGAGTccggttggggggagggggatttaTTTGGGGACGGGGGTTGGATTTGTAG
- a CDS encoding hypothetical protein (EggNog:ENOG503PYQS), with product MPNEPPSPRPIGLSQKLRDLSRLRSKGIEDKGEAEQFRMVHAPDRPHRIITPVEAPSEEECGDTISSWHKAVKEDSDSEGEEEKARPARSYWKTPDYTGGHPGRFQQSQHHEPHARGHSHIYTPSGLSQEVHVDSFQEGSRGARRSVSEHNDKMYLEPPVPRPLVPNKSKERQRYLQQVTPPSVKEGVVERDISRGRGREKAEPPRVPAAATHSLPRGCKIQTTEAVRRGQCPYCRCQLGNRTYLTCPNPPCGKGLTTFEGSWMAPPKLKDRRPASPSIFGVIGRQLLGRRPLKSSPDSPGSSPSQQKRSGTNIPEALATLPESIASVGSRRYRTPPPPPTGTSRRGVRTSSPADPTWPHKPSSHERDRKRIPPPVHIHQHPRFDHLNRDYSSDSSRASTPKSHSPAPAPPPQITLPLRPAPPPSQPPRSAPLRAPASLNNPQQQQQQQQQQQQQQPPTKPSLVSKFSTTHQPPQQYPPSHIASALSSSLPQSTAPSLDWIPPFERSLFYPYSYSKPPSPPKKSSSRRRSQSQHSYPSQPPLQSRFGVQQQSSTQSDGQGDYLDDIYDHYGGGDGGEKGAYDTDVTTKGPEKVAIKQKSWSSSKYSTGRRSEDTDDGDDDDDKWNQLDDVETPTQLKPTPAFGVGGGTTEGKGRREGKGGYKSQAENKGLSVTTREKEGSKERLAKELELRRMKWL from the coding sequence ATGCCCAACGAACCACCGAGCCCTCGACCGATCGGCCTTTCTCAAAAGCTTCGCGACTTGAGCCGGTTGCGTTCCAAAGGGATTGAGGACAAAGGAGAAGCTGAACAGTTTCGCATGGTACACGCGCCGGACCGCCCACACAGGATCATCACGCCTGTTGAAGCGCcgtcggaggaggagtgcGGCGACACGATCTCGAGCTGGCACAAGGCCGTCAAAGAGGATAGTGATagcgaaggggaagaagaaaaggccAGGCCGGCGAGGTCGTACTGGAAAACTCCTGACTACACTGGAGGTCACCCGGGCCGGTTTCAGCAGTCTCAGCATCACGAACCTCACGCACGAGGACATTCGCACATCTATACTCCGAGTGGGTTGAGTCAGGAGGTGCACGTTGACTCGTTTCAAGAAGGCTCACGGGGTGCTCGGAGGAGTGTCAGTGAACATAACGACAAGATGTATTTGGAACCACCTGTCCCTCGTCCGCTGGTGCCGAACAAGAGCaaggagaggcagaggtATTTGCAGCAGGTCACTCCGCCATCGGTGAAAGAGGGCGTGGTGGAAAGAGATATCTCGCgcggaaggggaagggaaaaggcCGAGCCTCCTCGGGtaccagcagcggcaacacATTCCTTGCCTAGAGGATGCAAAATCCAGACCACGGAAGCTGTGCGTCGGGGCCAGTGCCCGTATTGCAGATGTCAGCTTGGTAACAGGACTTACCTGACCTGCCCGAACCCACCCTGCGGAAAAGGGTTGACTACCTTTGAAGGGAGTTGGATGGCGCCGCCCAAGCTGAAGGATAGGAGGCCCGCCTCGCCGTCGATATTTGGTGTCATCGGCAGACAGCTTCTCGGGCGCCGCCCGTTGAAGTCATCGCCAGATAGTCCAGGTTCCTCGCCCAGCCAGCAGAAACGCTCAGGAACTAACATCCCAGAAGCACTGGCTACCCTACCAGAGTCAATAGCCTCTGTAGGGAGTCGACGATATAGaacccccccgccgccgccaacagGGACATCCAGACGAGGAGTGAGGACGTCCTCCCCAGCGGACCCGACCTGGCCACACAAACCCTCCAGCCACGAACGAGACAGAAAACGTATCCCACCCCCAGtccacatccaccaacacccccgctTCGACCACCTAAATCGGGATTACTCCTCCGACTCATCAAGagcatcaacccccaaaagCCACTCCCCagctcccgcccccccaccGCAGataaccctccccctccgcccagcaccacccccttcccaacccccgaGATCAGCTCCCCTCCGAGCCCCTGCCTCGttaaacaacccccaacaacaacaacaacaacaacaacaacaacagcaacaacaaccccctacCAAGCCATCCCTCGTATCCAaattctccaccacccaccaacctccGCAACAATACCCGCCTTCCCACATCGCCTCAgccttatcctcctccctcccccaatcaACCGCACCCTCGTTAGATTGGATCCCTCCCTTTGAACGCTCCCTTTTTTATCCATACTCCTActccaaacccccttccccgcctaaaaagtcttcttctcggAGACGCTCCCAGTCTCAACACAGTTATCCTTCCCAACCGCCTCTGCAATCCCGGTTTGGGGTCCAGCAACAGTCCAGCACACAATCTGACGGGCAGGGTGATTACCTCGACGATATCTACGACCActacggtggtggtgatggtggtgaaaaAGGTGCTTACGACACCGACGTCACCACCAAGGGCCCCGAGAAGGTTGCCATAAAGCAAAAGAGCTGGAGTTCGTCGAAATATTCGACTGGCAGGAGAAGTGAGGACAcagacgatggtgatgatgatgatgataagtGGAATCAACTAGATGACGTCGAGACGCCTACTCAACTAAAACCAACGCCGgcttttggggttggggggggaaCAActgaggggaaggggaggagggagggaaaaggggggtatAAATCTCAAGCGGAGAACAAAGGATTGAGTGTTACCAcgagggaaaaggaagggtcaaaggagaggttggccaaggagttggagttgaggaggatgaaatGGCTTTAA
- the GLG2 gene encoding glycogenin glucosyltransferase (EggNog:ENOG503NX5G; COG:H; CAZy:GT8), whose amino-acid sequence MVTGTKKEDVYASLLLTDTYLPGALVLAHSLRDAGTTKKLAILVTPDTVSTETVYDYVIYVDRIRNGKPANLFLMNRPDLHSAFTKINLWKQTQFRKIVYIDADVVAYRAVDELFDLPHAFSAAPDIGWPDLFNTGVMALTPNMGDYYAMMAMAERGISFDGADQGLLNMHFGNTYNRLSFTYNVTPSAHYQYVPAYRHFQGSINMVHFIGADKPWRQGRESTTDAGPFDEMTGRWWAVYDRHYHKEVGPDRSGRRKSLTPGQAGHAPSIVQHFVKGEYNPTTRYVVPTGEPNGQQSPTPSQEEHQGNQDHVAHSGDHHVHHESQDHIHQEEHTSAEPKVTNESGGAYTETLPQTGWDAQRSSPPTDSGPEAANFPRTHYEMSRDTSQFQAPDRYPSPPSNMWYSVPSERDQPKSVFPWENNAPRPTRVFAENPLAPVTPAPKSPGEQRRHVVGRRNPLFTPIGPAIRTAPSPGGTAWNSLNQSNAWDEIPQINRYVDSMQRHRRSRSQILAASPGRSTSGERQEEPSEERRGSIKVTDFPTEDDRPSLPVTPAPVRRQQFWANADDNGQQLPAAEGVPAQDEWDPAAQLQKLAKQQSEVLLEKLGASGTGQSQESISVDGKEIPHRPLPFGSEDILAEAPELVTGQTTPRTVESRSPSISTTATIAVPSYQGPGAMFEKGEDYLTQDTPAQPTEEDLDVLQT is encoded by the exons ATGGTCACGGGCacaaagaaggaggacgtGTACGCAAGT CTCCTCCTGACGGACACATATCTCCCCG GTGCTCTTGTCCTTGCCCACTCGTTGCGCGATgccggcaccaccaagaagctcGCCATCCTTGTCACACCAGACACCGTCTCGACCGAG ACTGTATATGACTATGTCATCTATGTCGACCGCATCCGCAATGGCAAGcccgccaacctcttcttgATGAACCGCCCGGATCTCCACTCGGCCTTTACCAAGATCAACCTGTGGAAGCAGACCCAGTTCCGCAAGATTGTCTACATTGATGCCGACGTTGTTGCTTACAGAGCCGTGGATGAGCTCTTCGATCTCCCACATGCCTTCTCGGCGGCTCCCGATATCGGATGGCCCGACTTGTTCAACACCGGTGTCATGGCCCTGACCCCCAACATGGGCGACTACTATGCCATGATGGCTATGGCCGAACGCGGCATCTCGTTTGACGGCGCCGATCAGGGCCTCTTAAACATGCACTTTGGAAACACATATAACCGCCTCAGCTTCACCTACAACGTCACGCCTTCAGCTCACTACCAATATGTTCCCGCCTACCGCCACTTCCAGGGCAGCATCAACATGGTGCACTTCATTGGAGCCGACAAGCCGTGGAGGCAAGGACGCGAAAGCACCACGGACGCCGGACCCTTCGATGAGATGACCggaaggtggtgggctgTTTACGACAGACACTACCACAAAGAGGTAGGTCCGGACCGCAGCGGCCGAAGGAAATCACTAACTCCGGGGCAGGCCGGACATGCGCCCAGCATTGTTCAGCACTTTGTCAAGGGAGAATACAACCCAACGACCCGTTATGTCGTGCCCACTGGCGAACCCAACGGTCAGCAATCCCCTACCCCCTCGCAAGAGGAACACCAGGGGAACCAGGATCATGTTGCCCACTCTGGAGACCATCATGTCCATCATGAGAGTCAGGATCACATCCACCAGGAGGAACACACTTCCGCGGAACCCAAGGTGACGAATGAATCTGGAGGTGCATATACTGAGACGTTGCCGCAAACAGGATGGGATGCCCAGAGGAGCTCACCCCCCACCGATTCCGGGCCTGAGGCCGCAAACTTTCCCCGCACACACTACGAGATGTCAAGAGACACTTCGCAGTTCCAGGCACCCGACCGCTACCCCAGCCCTCCCAGCAACATGTGGTACTCGGTACCGAGCGAGCGCGATCAGCCCAAGTCTGTTTTCCCGTGGGAAAACAATGCGCCTCGCCCCACCCGCGTGTTTGCTGAGAACCCCTTGGCCCCCGTGACTCCGGCCCCGAAATCTCCTGGTGAGCAAAGACGACACGTTGTGGGAAGAAGAAACCCATTGTTTACGCCTATAGGTCCAGCCATCCGAACCGCCCCCTCTCCCGGCGGAACCGCCTGGAACTCGTTGAACCAAAGCAACGCGTGGGATGAGATCCCCCAGATTAACCGCTATGTTGACTCGATGCAGAGACACCGCAGGTCTAGGAGCCAGATTCTGGCGGCGAGCCCAGGCAGATCGACATCCGGCGAACGCCAGGAGGAGCCAAGCGAGGAGCGCAGAGGATCCATCAAGGTAACCGACTTCCCTACCGAGGACGACCGTCCGAGCCTTCCGGTCACGCCCGCACCGGTCAGGAGGCAACAGTTCTGGGCCAACGCTGATGATAATGGCCAACAGCTGCCTGCTGCCGAGGGCGTTCCCGCCCAAGACGAATGG GACCCGGCTGCTCAACTCCAAAAGTTGGCCAAGCAACAATCCGAGGTCttgttggagaagttggGTGCCAGCGGAACCGGCCAGAGCCAGGAGAGTATTAGTGTGGATGGAAAGGAGATTCCCCACCGTCCGTTGCCGTTCGGATCCGAAGAT ATTCTAGCAGAGGCCCCCGAGCTGGTGACGGGACAGACGACGCCCAGGACCGTGGAGTCGCGCTCCCCCAGCATTAGCACGACGGCGACGATTGCCGTGCCATCCTACCAAGGACCCGGAGCCATGTttgagaagggcgaggaCTATCTGACACAGGACACCCCCGCGCAGCCGACCGAGGAGGACCTTGACGTTTTGCAGACCTAG